In Rissa tridactyla isolate bRisTri1 chromosome 8, bRisTri1.patW.cur.20221130, whole genome shotgun sequence, one genomic interval encodes:
- the DHRS7B gene encoding dehydrogenase/reductase SDR family member 7B isoform X2, giving the protein MDFTSTVIIPLLFGSLGIFAVFRLLQWMRMRAYLQEAVVVITGATSGLGKECAKAFHAAGSKLVLCGRDSEKLKDLMQELSTMTNHRKNTHKPHTVVFDLSDTKTVLNAAEEILKYLGHVDILINNAGISFRGTIVDTGLDVDKKVMETNYFGPIALTKALLPSMIKRRQGHIVAISSVQGKISIPFRSAYAASKHATQAFFDCLRAEVEQYDIDVTVVSPGYIQTNLSLNAVTADGSRYGVMDKNTAEGQTAAEVAQVVLNAVGQKKKEVLVAGLTPSLAVYLRNIFPRLFFTLMAARAKKERKAKDS; this is encoded by the exons atGGATTTCACAAGCACAGTCATCATCCCGCTGCTTTTTGGCAGCTTGGGGATCTTTGCCGTTTTTAGGCTACTGCAGTGGATGCGGATGCGAGCTTACCTCCAGGAAGCGGTGGTCGTAATCACAGGGGCTACCTCTGGCTTGGGAAAAG AATGTGCGAAAGCCTTCCATGCAGCTGGCTCCAAGCTGGTGCTCTGTGGCAGAGACAGCGAGAAACTCAAAGACCTGATGCAGGAGCTTTCTACCATGACCAATCACCGAAAGAAC ACACACAAACCTCACACTGTGGTATTTGACCTCTCGGACACTAAAACTGTCCTAAATGCTGCTGAAGAGATCCTGAAGTACTTGGGTCACGTGGACATACTGATCAACAATGCAGGCATCAGTTTCCGAGGCACAATTGTGGACACAGGACTGGATGTGGATAAGAAAGTGATGGAAACAAATTACTTTGGTCCCATAGCCCTCACCAAAG cACTTCTCCCCTCCATGATCAAGAGGAGACAAGGCCACATTGTGGCCATCAGCAGCGTTCAAGGCAAAATAAGCATTCCTTTCAGATCTGCAT atgCTGCCTCTAAGCATGCTACCCAGGCCTTCTTTGATTGTCTACGAGCAGAGGTAGAGCAGTATGACATTGATGTGACGGTTGTAAGCCCTGGATACATTCAGACAAACCTCTCTCTCAATGCTGTAACAGCAGATGGATCTCGCTATGGAG TTATGGACAAGAACACCGCCGAAGGACAGACAGCCGCAGAGGTCGCTCAGGTGGTTCTCAATGCAGTGGgacagaagaagaaggaagtgctTGTAGCTGGCCTAACGCCCTCCCTGGCTGTCTACCTGCGAAACATCTTCCCCAGGCTCTTCTTCACCTTAATGGCAGCTAGagcaaaaaaggagagaaaagcaaaggacTCTTAG
- the DHRS7B gene encoding dehydrogenase/reductase SDR family member 7B isoform X1, whose translation MRSLAALPAVVMVTAVARKTVQKGKFMDFTSTVIIPLLFGSLGIFAVFRLLQWMRMRAYLQEAVVVITGATSGLGKECAKAFHAAGSKLVLCGRDSEKLKDLMQELSTMTNHRKNTHKPHTVVFDLSDTKTVLNAAEEILKYLGHVDILINNAGISFRGTIVDTGLDVDKKVMETNYFGPIALTKALLPSMIKRRQGHIVAISSVQGKISIPFRSAYAASKHATQAFFDCLRAEVEQYDIDVTVVSPGYIQTNLSLNAVTADGSRYGVMDKNTAEGQTAAEVAQVVLNAVGQKKKEVLVAGLTPSLAVYLRNIFPRLFFTLMAARAKKERKAKDS comes from the exons ATGCGCAGCCTGGCGGCACTTCCGGCGGTGGTCATGGTGACAGCGGTAGCCAG GAAAActgttcagaaaggaaaattcatGGATTTCACAAGCACAGTCATCATCCCGCTGCTTTTTGGCAGCTTGGGGATCTTTGCCGTTTTTAGGCTACTGCAGTGGATGCGGATGCGAGCTTACCTCCAGGAAGCGGTGGTCGTAATCACAGGGGCTACCTCTGGCTTGGGAAAAG AATGTGCGAAAGCCTTCCATGCAGCTGGCTCCAAGCTGGTGCTCTGTGGCAGAGACAGCGAGAAACTCAAAGACCTGATGCAGGAGCTTTCTACCATGACCAATCACCGAAAGAAC ACACACAAACCTCACACTGTGGTATTTGACCTCTCGGACACTAAAACTGTCCTAAATGCTGCTGAAGAGATCCTGAAGTACTTGGGTCACGTGGACATACTGATCAACAATGCAGGCATCAGTTTCCGAGGCACAATTGTGGACACAGGACTGGATGTGGATAAGAAAGTGATGGAAACAAATTACTTTGGTCCCATAGCCCTCACCAAAG cACTTCTCCCCTCCATGATCAAGAGGAGACAAGGCCACATTGTGGCCATCAGCAGCGTTCAAGGCAAAATAAGCATTCCTTTCAGATCTGCAT atgCTGCCTCTAAGCATGCTACCCAGGCCTTCTTTGATTGTCTACGAGCAGAGGTAGAGCAGTATGACATTGATGTGACGGTTGTAAGCCCTGGATACATTCAGACAAACCTCTCTCTCAATGCTGTAACAGCAGATGGATCTCGCTATGGAG TTATGGACAAGAACACCGCCGAAGGACAGACAGCCGCAGAGGTCGCTCAGGTGGTTCTCAATGCAGTGGgacagaagaagaaggaagtgctTGTAGCTGGCCTAACGCCCTCCCTGGCTGTCTACCTGCGAAACATCTTCCCCAGGCTCTTCTTCACCTTAATGGCAGCTAGagcaaaaaaggagagaaaagcaaaggacTCTTAG
- the LOC128913487 gene encoding uncharacterized protein LOC128913487 — protein MTTAGSAARLRMRLRRRRGEAGLPPARPMTDGSSATPTGSAPAGVLAYPLGRGAGPVPPAAAPGLRGVTRGAGLRLSPRALLIPCFLPGSPPAQLLGGVCRRGRGAPELRPWGKGGPGYGKISKPSANFNCPPSPCPLQLDPSASSDRTRLYLSDNTPTVTLLIKSPHTAVSDLAYAAGPQRVEPAMLQELKLQQRRRSEPWNRNLFGIYMYYVLVFAWRVLVLAGANRIFVMRTRHHNWA, from the exons ATGACCACCGCCGGAAGTGCCGCCAGGCTGCGCATGCGCCTGaggcgccgccggggagaggcgGGACTTCCGCCAGCGCGCCCAATGACAGACGGCTCCTCCGCCACGCCAACCGGAAGTGCCCCTGCGGGTGTTCTGGCCTACCCGTTGGGCCGAGGCGCGGGGCCCGTTCCGCCCGCGGCAGCTCCAGGGCTCAGGGGTGTCACCCGGGGAGCGGGGCTCCGGCTCTCCCCACGGGCGTTGCTTATCCCCTGCTTCCTCCCAGGGTCGCCTCCGGCCCAGCTGCTCGGTGGGGTTTGCCGGCGCGGGCGGGGAGCGCCCGAGCTCCGTCCCTGGGGCAAGGGAGGGCCAGGATATGG gaagatCTCAAAACCCTCTGCAAACTTTAATTGTCCTCCTTCGCCATGCCCGCTGCAGCTGGATCCTAGTGCCTCCTCCGACAGGACTAGGCTGTATCTGTCTGACAACACACCTACAGTGACTCTCTTAATTAAGTCTCCCCACACCGCTGTGAG TGATTTGGCTTACGCTGCGGGGCCGCAAAGAGTTGAACCAGCAATGTTGCAGGAGCTGAAGTTGCAGCAGCGACGTAGGAGTGAGCCATGGAACCGG AATCTTTTTGGAATCTACATGTATTATGTATTGGTTTTTGCATGGAGAGTCCTTGTGCTGGCAGGAGCAAACAGAATCTTTGTGATGAGAACAAGACACCATAACTGGGCATAA